A section of the Mesobacillus jeotgali genome encodes:
- a CDS encoding sugar phosphate nucleotidyltransferase, with protein sequence MNKRLLGVIDATTVHEDLHELSLHRSVAAIPFGGRYRLIDFILSNMVNSGIESVAIFPKYQYRSLMDHLGSGRNWDLNRKRDGLFFFPASNLDKNYTGIGTLDHFADNIDYFERSTQDYAIIANSYTVFNMDFQPLLDWHINSGCDITEVQKNGKSLGIYLVKKTLLMDLILTRNETGYLNMRDAARDTNSQFQLCYYDYEGYAVMVDTVAKYFSVSMDLLKPEVWQELFPKERPILTKVKDEPPTRYDVDASVRNSMVANGGMIEGSVENSIIGRGVKIGKGTVIRNSIIMQKTQIKQNCILDSVIVDKDARIEAGTVIKAPADSPVVIRKGAVQGVGSNS encoded by the coding sequence ATGAACAAACGATTATTAGGAGTAATAGATGCGACCACCGTCCACGAAGATCTCCATGAACTGTCCCTGCATCGGTCTGTGGCGGCAATTCCCTTTGGAGGGCGATACAGGCTGATTGATTTCATCCTTTCCAACATGGTCAATTCGGGTATAGAGAGTGTAGCAATTTTTCCTAAATACCAGTATCGATCATTAATGGACCATTTGGGATCCGGCCGAAATTGGGATCTGAACAGAAAAAGGGATGGATTGTTTTTCTTCCCTGCGTCTAATCTGGATAAAAATTATACGGGAATCGGAACATTGGATCACTTTGCCGATAACATTGATTATTTTGAACGAAGTACACAGGACTATGCGATTATTGCGAATTCCTATACGGTTTTTAATATGGATTTCCAGCCGCTGCTTGATTGGCATATCAATTCAGGATGCGATATTACCGAAGTACAGAAAAATGGTAAATCACTCGGCATTTACCTAGTAAAAAAGACTCTGCTGATGGATTTGATTTTGACGAGGAATGAAACGGGATATTTGAATATGAGGGATGCAGCCAGGGATACTAACAGCCAGTTCCAGCTTTGTTATTACGACTATGAAGGCTATGCAGTCATGGTGGATACAGTCGCGAAGTATTTCAGCGTAAGTATGGATCTGTTGAAGCCTGAGGTTTGGCAAGAGTTATTCCCTAAAGAACGCCCTATTTTAACAAAGGTAAAGGATGAACCCCCGACCCGATATGATGTCGATGCGTCGGTCCGAAATTCGATGGTGGCCAATGGCGGGATGATCGAGGGCAGTGTTGAAAACAGCATCATTGGAAGAGGAGTCAAAATCGGGAAGGGTACAGTAATCCGCAATTCTATCATCATGCAAAAAACGCAGATAAAGCAGAATTGCATATTGGACTCGGTAATAGTAGATAAGGATGCAAGAATCGAGGCAGGGACAGTGATTAAAGCGCCAGCAGACTCACCTGTTGTCATCCGTAAAGGTGCTGTC
- a CDS encoding glucose-1-phosphate adenylyltransferase, with product MQKKKCVAMLLAGGKGSRLHSLTKNLAKPAVPFGGKYRIIDFPLSNCTNSGIHTVGVLTQYQPLLLNSYIGIGSAWDLDRKDGGVTVLPPYAESSEVKWYSGTASAIFQNLNYLDQYDPEYVLILSGDHIYKMNYELMLNYHIEKGADATISVIEVPWEETNRFGIMNTDSNLRITEFEEKPDIAKNNLASMGIYIFKWSVLREYLIRDDQNPESSHDFGKDIIPLLIDENMKLFAYPFKGYWKDVGTVQSLWEANMDLLDKECELNLFDQSWRIYSVNPNQPPQYICPEGEVSESLVNEGCKIEGEVSKTVVFQGVTVKKGAVIKETVIMPDAVIGRNCVIEKAIVSPGVYVPDGTIIRPGDSSNEITLVSEETIGELQSN from the coding sequence ATGCAAAAGAAGAAATGCGTAGCAATGCTGTTGGCAGGAGGCAAGGGAAGCCGTCTGCACTCATTGACAAAGAATCTCGCTAAACCTGCTGTCCCTTTTGGCGGCAAATACCGAATCATCGATTTCCCGTTAAGCAACTGCACGAACTCAGGAATCCATACAGTGGGCGTATTGACTCAATACCAGCCGCTCCTGCTCAACTCTTATATTGGCATTGGCAGCGCATGGGACCTAGACAGGAAGGATGGAGGCGTGACGGTGCTGCCTCCTTATGCTGAAAGTTCTGAAGTGAAATGGTATTCAGGTACGGCAAGCGCGATTTTTCAGAACCTGAACTACCTCGATCAGTATGATCCAGAATATGTTTTGATTCTTTCTGGTGACCATATTTATAAGATGAATTATGAATTGATGCTTAATTATCATATTGAAAAAGGTGCTGATGCGACGATTTCCGTCATTGAGGTACCATGGGAGGAAACCAATCGTTTCGGAATCATGAATACTGATTCCAATCTGAGAATTACCGAGTTTGAGGAAAAGCCGGATATCGCGAAAAATAATCTGGCTTCAATGGGAATCTACATTTTTAAATGGAGTGTTTTAAGGGAATATCTGATAAGGGATGATCAAAATCCTGAATCAAGCCATGATTTTGGCAAGGATATTATTCCGCTGTTAATCGATGAAAATATGAAGTTATTTGCCTATCCATTTAAAGGTTACTGGAAGGACGTAGGGACTGTTCAGAGCCTTTGGGAAGCAAATATGGATTTGTTGGATAAGGAATGCGAATTGAACTTGTTTGATCAATCATGGCGTATCTATTCCGTGAACCCGAATCAGCCGCCGCAATATATTTGTCCAGAGGGAGAAGTATCGGAATCACTGGTCAATGAAGGCTGCAAGATTGAAGGAGAGGTTTCCAAAACAGTTGTATTTCAAGGCGTGACTGTAAAAAAGGGCGCGGTTATCAAGGAAACGGTCATTATGCCGGATGCGGTCATCGGCCGCAATTGCGTAATTGAAAAAGCGATTGTGTCTCCAGGTGTCTATGTCCCGGATGGAACGATCATCAGACCGGGAGACAGCAGCAATGAAATTACATTAGTATCAGAAGAAACAATCGGTGAATTGCAATCCAATTGA
- the glgB gene encoding 1,4-alpha-glucan branching protein GlgB: MVINPTEFELHLFHEGNLYQSHNLFGAHVMKQGTETYTRFCVWAPYASEVRLVGDFNHWNGENDKFYKVNKEGVWQLALDGDLTGAIYKYEIVTGAGEKKLKADPFAFYSEVRPNTASVVYSLDGYKWGDQKWLQKRERQSTLGEPIFIYELHVGSWKKHDDGSFLTYRELADELIPYILANGYTHIELLPLTEHPLDMSWGYQSTGYFSVTSRYGTPHDFMYFVDICHRNGIGVILDWIPGHFCKDAHGLYQFDGSYVFEYQRESDRENHVWGTANFDLGKTEVQSFLISSALFWLEKYHIDGFRVDAVANIIYWPNSVNAANQYGVEFLKKLNKAVKDFEPGAMMIAEDSTDWPQVTAPVEYGGLGFTYKWNMGWMNDTLKYMEEEPHNRKHIHDRVTFSLMYAFSENFVLPFSHDEVVHGKKSLLDKMPGDYWQKFAQLRLLLGFMVAHPGKKLTFMGTEFGQFSEWKDREQLDWNLFEYDMHEKINLYTKELNKLYKRSKPFYEVDQSREGFEWIDADNREQSVFSFIRKGRNPDECLIIVCNFTEKVYSDYRIGVPKPGEYREILNSDSQVFGGSGVINKKVLKAKEIAFHGRPYSIEMSISPFGISVLRPVIKRKGRNNHAKEEMRSNAVGRRQGKPSALIDKESR; this comes from the coding sequence ATGGTGATCAACCCAACTGAATTTGAATTGCATTTGTTTCATGAAGGTAATCTGTATCAGAGTCATAATTTATTTGGTGCGCATGTCATGAAACAAGGAACTGAAACATATACTCGATTTTGTGTGTGGGCTCCGTATGCATCTGAAGTGAGACTTGTGGGTGATTTCAATCATTGGAATGGAGAGAATGACAAGTTTTATAAAGTGAATAAAGAAGGTGTCTGGCAGCTTGCTCTAGATGGTGATTTGACTGGCGCTATTTATAAATATGAAATTGTCACGGGTGCCGGGGAGAAGAAGCTTAAAGCGGATCCGTTTGCTTTTTATTCGGAAGTAAGGCCGAATACTGCCTCGGTCGTCTATTCACTGGATGGATACAAATGGGGTGACCAGAAGTGGCTGCAGAAGAGAGAAAGGCAGAGCACGCTTGGTGAGCCAATATTCATCTATGAATTGCATGTTGGTTCATGGAAAAAGCATGATGATGGTTCGTTCCTTACATATCGAGAGCTCGCTGATGAGCTAATCCCGTATATTCTTGCGAATGGCTACACACATATTGAATTATTACCTTTAACTGAGCATCCGCTCGACATGTCATGGGGCTATCAATCCACTGGCTATTTTTCTGTTACAAGCCGGTATGGCACACCGCATGACTTTATGTATTTCGTTGATATTTGCCACCGAAACGGAATCGGGGTCATCCTTGACTGGATTCCTGGCCATTTTTGCAAGGATGCCCATGGGCTGTATCAGTTTGATGGCAGTTACGTGTTTGAATATCAACGAGAGAGTGACAGAGAGAACCATGTCTGGGGAACAGCTAATTTCGACTTGGGAAAAACCGAGGTGCAGAGCTTCTTGATTTCAAGTGCGCTTTTCTGGCTGGAAAAATACCATATTGACGGCTTCAGGGTTGATGCAGTGGCGAATATTATTTATTGGCCAAATTCAGTCAATGCAGCCAATCAGTACGGAGTGGAATTTTTAAAAAAGCTGAATAAAGCAGTTAAGGATTTTGAACCGGGGGCAATGATGATTGCGGAGGATTCAACAGACTGGCCGCAGGTAACAGCACCTGTAGAGTATGGGGGACTGGGGTTTACATACAAGTGGAATATGGGGTGGATGAATGACACATTAAAGTATATGGAGGAAGAACCACATAACAGGAAACATATACATGATAGGGTTACGTTCTCCCTGATGTATGCTTTTTCAGAGAATTTTGTGCTGCCTTTTTCACATGATGAGGTGGTTCATGGAAAGAAATCGCTTCTCGATAAGATGCCCGGGGATTACTGGCAAAAATTTGCACAGCTTCGGCTATTGCTTGGGTTCATGGTTGCGCACCCGGGAAAGAAGCTGACTTTCATGGGAACAGAATTCGGGCAGTTTTCGGAATGGAAGGACAGAGAACAGCTTGACTGGAACCTGTTCGAATATGACATGCATGAAAAAATAAATCTTTATACCAAAGAATTAAACAAATTGTATAAACGTTCGAAGCCGTTTTATGAAGTTGACCAGAGTCGTGAAGGCTTTGAATGGATTGATGCGGATAACCGTGAACAGTCTGTTTTTTCTTTTATCAGGAAAGGACGGAATCCTGATGAGTGCCTCATCATTGTTTGCAATTTTACAGAGAAGGTTTACAGCGATTATCGGATTGGCGTCCCGAAGCCCGGAGAATATCGGGAAATTTTAAATAGTGATTCCCAGGTGTTCGGCGGTTCTGGCGTAATCAATAAGAAAGTTCTAAAAGCTAAAGAAATAGCTTTTCATGGAAGGCCATATTCTATAGAGATGAGTATTTCTCCATTCGGAATCTCAGTTTTACGTCCTGTTATAAAAAGAAAGGGGAGAAACAATCATGCAAAAGAAGAAATGCGTAGCAATGCTGTTGGCAGGAGGCAAGGGAAGCCGTCTGCACTCATTGACAAAGAATCTCGCTAA